A single region of the Streptomyces sp. ITFR-16 genome encodes:
- a CDS encoding ABC transporter permease → MSRRRASLAPARLAPRDVLHTGSAGMRSRPTRVVLSALGIALGIATMIAVIGISASSKQQLLDELDKLGTNMLVVTPGTDLLTGRKIPLAPDAAGRVARIDGVEHVGATGTLPHTVRRSEKIPDTITGGITVQSASQDLPATLRATLRSGTWLNQATGRYPSVVLGDVAARRLGIASAGGQVYIDDQYFTVLGILDPLPLAPEIARSALVGQDVARERLGFDGRPTTVYERSADDRVAAVHDLIPRAVDPRTPRDVGVSDPSAGLRAKAATEGAFSSLLLGLGAVALLVGGVGVANTMIISVLERRYEIGLRRSIGATRGQIRGQFVTESLILSGLGGAAGIVLGALATGVYAVSGGMPWVIPLWAVGGGFAATLAIGTLAGLYPAVRASRLSPTLALHAA, encoded by the coding sequence ATGAGCCGCCGGCGCGCGTCCCTCGCACCGGCGCGGCTCGCCCCCCGGGACGTCCTGCACACCGGCTCGGCCGGCATGCGCAGCCGCCCGACGCGGGTCGTGCTCTCCGCGCTGGGCATCGCCCTCGGCATCGCCACCATGATCGCGGTGATCGGGATCTCCGCGTCCAGCAAGCAGCAGCTCCTGGACGAACTCGACAAGCTGGGTACGAACATGCTCGTCGTCACCCCCGGCACGGACCTGCTCACCGGCCGGAAGATCCCGCTCGCGCCGGACGCCGCGGGACGGGTGGCCCGCATCGACGGGGTCGAGCACGTCGGCGCCACCGGCACGCTGCCCCACACGGTCCGGCGCTCGGAGAAGATCCCCGACACCATCACCGGCGGCATCACCGTCCAGAGCGCGAGCCAGGACCTCCCCGCCACGCTCCGCGCGACCCTGCGCAGCGGCACCTGGCTCAACCAGGCCACCGGCCGCTATCCATCGGTCGTGCTCGGCGATGTCGCCGCCCGGCGGCTGGGCATCGCGTCGGCGGGCGGACAGGTCTACATCGACGACCAGTACTTCACCGTCCTGGGCATCCTCGACCCGCTGCCGCTCGCGCCGGAGATCGCCCGCTCGGCACTGGTGGGCCAGGACGTCGCCCGGGAACGGCTGGGCTTCGACGGCCGCCCCACCACCGTCTACGAGCGCTCCGCCGACGACCGGGTCGCCGCCGTGCACGACCTGATCCCCCGGGCCGTCGACCCCCGGACGCCCCGGGATGTCGGCGTCAGCGATCCGTCGGCCGGTCTTCGGGCCAAGGCCGCCACCGAGGGCGCGTTCAGCAGCCTGCTGCTCGGGCTCGGGGCCGTGGCCCTGCTCGTCGGGGGCGTCGGCGTCGCCAACACCATGATCATCTCGGTGCTGGAACGCCGTTACGAGATCGGGCTGCGCCGTTCGATCGGGGCGACCCGCGGCCAGATCAGAGGCCAGTTCGTCACGGAGTCCCTGATTCTGTCCGGTCTGGGCGGCGCGGCCGGGATCGTCCTGGGCGCCCTGGCCACCGGGGTGTACGCCGTCAGCGGCGGCATGCCGTGGGTGATCCCCCTGTGGGCCGTCGGCGGCGGATTCGCGGCGACCCTCGCCATCGGGACCCTCGCGGGCCTCTACCCGGCGGTCCGGGCCTCGCGCCTCTCCCCCACGCTGGCGCTGCACGCGGCCTGA
- a CDS encoding GNAT family protein, protein MSDTTYLAEGTRTAIRPFTAADAEEFAARSRESRELHRPWLFPPADPDAYAAYAGTLIKDPARAGFLVCERRTAGDPADGAIAGFININNIVLGAFRCGAIGYGAFAHAAGRGLMSEGLALVLAHAFGPLGLHRIEANIQPDNKASIALVRRAGFRLEGFSPDFLHIDGAWRDHERWAITAEMR, encoded by the coding sequence ATGTCCGACACCACGTATCTGGCCGAGGGGACGCGCACGGCGATCCGCCCCTTCACCGCCGCCGATGCCGAGGAGTTCGCCGCCCGGTCCCGCGAGAGCCGGGAACTGCACCGGCCCTGGCTTTTCCCGCCCGCCGACCCGGACGCGTACGCCGCCTACGCGGGGACCCTCATCAAGGACCCCGCGCGGGCCGGCTTCCTCGTCTGCGAGCGGCGCACCGCCGGCGACCCGGCCGACGGTGCGATCGCCGGGTTCATCAACATCAACAACATCGTGCTCGGCGCGTTTCGCTGCGGTGCGATCGGCTACGGGGCCTTCGCCCACGCGGCCGGGCGCGGACTGATGAGCGAAGGGCTCGCCCTTGTCCTGGCCCACGCCTTCGGCCCGCTCGGGCTGCACCGGATCGAGGCCAACATCCAGCCGGACAACAAGGCCTCGATCGCCCTGGTGCGCCGGGCCGGCTTCCGGCTGGAGGGCTTCTCGCCGGACTTCCTCCACATCGACGGCGCCTGGCGCGACCATGAACGCTGGGCGATCACCGCGGAGATGCGCTGA
- a CDS encoding DUF1049 domain-containing protein has protein sequence MSPKDVSSSGKSASGAFTPARILVLVIAVLSIVFIAENTKRVEVRLIVPLVTAPLYVWLVVMFVAGMACGAYVFRRRAK, from the coding sequence ATGAGCCCGAAGGACGTGTCGAGCAGCGGGAAGAGCGCCAGTGGGGCCTTCACCCCGGCCCGCATCCTGGTCCTCGTCATCGCGGTCCTCTCGATCGTGTTCATCGCCGAGAACACCAAGAGGGTCGAGGTCCGCCTCATCGTCCCGCTGGTGACCGCGCCGCTCTATGTGTGGCTGGTCGTGATGTTCGTGGCCGGCATGGCCTGCGGCGCGTACGTCTTCCGCAGGCGGGCCAAGTAG
- a CDS encoding CocE/NonD family hydrolase — translation MSRAVPGSRSRSKSLSRKPLALVAGAVLAAPLALAGTAHAGTAAAEAEYTVTPLKFTVSTGGRSCTVDADLYRPSGADAGHPVPAVLATNGFGGSKSDGSTDGIGKAFAARGYAGLVYSGLGFGRSGCLITLDSPETDGRAAAALVDFLAGTRAADDGTKADFVTQDGPGDPRVGMVGGSYGGAIQMATAAVDPRVDALVPLITWNDLSYALAPNNTGAAGGGFSSDTPGVFKWQWTNGFYLMGEGQTILSPSLDPSRFGSLGCLHFAAQACDTIRLLNSGRYPADKAAAMLDYARSVSPASYLNRVKAPTLLIQGQTDSLFNLNEATATYKTLKAQGTTAKMIWQSWGHSGGQAEGELDLGQGNLESSYVGGRILAWFDRYLRHETATDTGPEFAYYRDWQSGYGTAAQVPGLTQKMYLSGDGKLVDNRAKVARGSRQYANWLIPTSHSESSLAGLIGLPDPEPYDTKGTYLGWTSAPLDSAVDVVGAPEASLKVVSPKTERVQNSGDAADKLVLFAKVYDVAPDGSKTLVNRLVSPVRVPDVTRSFTVRLPGIVHRYEAGHRLEFVIAASDSAYFGNRGIKPVTVVSAPEDTGVLSLPVVGGTLN, via the coding sequence GTGTCGCGTGCTGTCCCCGGTTCCCGCTCCCGGTCGAAGTCACTGTCCCGTAAGCCACTCGCCCTCGTCGCCGGCGCGGTGCTCGCCGCACCCCTCGCGCTCGCGGGCACCGCGCACGCGGGAACCGCCGCCGCCGAGGCCGAATACACCGTCACCCCGCTGAAGTTCACCGTCTCCACGGGTGGCCGCTCCTGCACCGTGGACGCGGACCTCTACCGCCCCTCGGGCGCCGATGCGGGGCACCCGGTGCCCGCCGTGCTCGCCACCAACGGCTTCGGCGGCAGCAAGTCGGACGGCTCGACCGACGGCATCGGCAAGGCCTTCGCCGCGCGCGGCTACGCCGGACTCGTCTACTCCGGCCTCGGCTTCGGCAGGTCCGGCTGCCTCATCACCCTCGACTCCCCGGAGACCGACGGCAGGGCGGCGGCCGCCCTCGTCGACTTCCTGGCCGGCACCCGCGCCGCCGACGACGGCACCAAGGCGGACTTCGTCACCCAGGACGGCCCCGGCGACCCCCGGGTCGGCATGGTCGGCGGCTCGTACGGCGGGGCCATCCAGATGGCCACCGCGGCCGTCGATCCCCGCGTCGACGCGCTCGTCCCGCTCATCACCTGGAACGACCTGTCCTACGCGCTCGCCCCCAACAACACCGGCGCGGCCGGCGGCGGTTTCTCGTCCGACACCCCCGGCGTCTTCAAGTGGCAGTGGACCAACGGCTTCTACCTGATGGGGGAGGGGCAGACGATCCTCAGCCCCAGCCTCGACCCCTCCCGCTTCGGCAGCCTCGGCTGCCTGCACTTCGCGGCCCAGGCGTGCGACACCATCCGGCTCCTCAACTCCGGCCGCTACCCCGCGGACAAGGCCGCCGCGATGCTCGACTACGCACGCAGCGTCTCGCCCGCCTCCTACCTGAACCGGGTCAAGGCGCCCACCCTGCTGATCCAGGGCCAGACCGACAGCCTGTTCAACCTCAACGAGGCGACGGCCACGTACAAGACGCTCAAGGCGCAGGGCACCACCGCCAAGATGATCTGGCAGTCCTGGGGCCACAGCGGCGGCCAGGCCGAAGGCGAACTCGACCTGGGTCAGGGCAATCTGGAGAGCAGCTACGTCGGCGGACGCATCCTCGCCTGGTTCGACCGCTACCTCCGCCACGAGACGGCCACCGACACCGGACCGGAGTTCGCCTACTACCGCGACTGGCAGAGCGGATACGGCACGGCGGCCCAGGTCCCGGGCCTCACGCAGAAGATGTACCTCTCCGGCGACGGCAAGCTCGTCGACAACCGCGCCAAGGTCGCACGCGGCAGCCGCCAGTACGCCAACTGGCTGATCCCCACCAGCCATTCGGAGAGCTCGCTCGCCGGACTCATCGGACTGCCCGACCCCGAGCCGTACGACACCAAGGGCACCTACCTCGGCTGGACCAGCGCCCCGCTGGACTCCGCCGTCGATGTGGTCGGCGCGCCCGAGGCGAGCCTCAAGGTCGTCTCGCCGAAGACCGAGCGCGTCCAGAACAGCGGGGACGCCGCCGACAAGCTCGTCCTGTTCGCCAAGGTGTACGACGTCGCGCCCGACGGGTCCAAGACGCTGGTCAACCGGCTCGTCTCGCCGGTACGGGTGCCGGACGTGACCCGCTCCTTCACCGTACGGCTGCCCGGCATCGTCCACCGGTACGAGGCGGGGCACCGGCTGGAATTCGTGATCGCCGCCAGTGACTCCGCGTACTTCGGCAACCGGGGCATCAAGCCGGTCACCGTCGTCAGCGCCCCCGAGGACACCGGAGTGCTGTCGCTGCCGGTGGTCGGCGGCACCCTGAACTGA
- a CDS encoding LD-carboxypeptidase — protein sequence MTLVPLARPARLRAGARVAVVSPSGPVPADRLEPGLAILRDWGLDAVPMPHVLDVHPDLDYLAGTDAGRARDLQDAWCDPSVDAVICARGGYGAHRMVDLVDWAAMRAAGPKVFVGYSDITVLHEAFALRTGFATLHGPMVGTEAFLKDPRTQESLRATLFEPETVRTPGLDEARALVPGRARGVTYGGCVSLLAADLGTPHARASARGGLLVIEDTTEDPYSLDRILTQLLRAGALVGIAGVACGSWAGCGPYEQVRAVLADRLGPLGVPVVEELGFGHGPTGLTIPLGVTAVLDAPADGGRATLTVEEPALL from the coding sequence GTGACCCTGGTTCCCCTGGCCCGCCCGGCCCGGCTGCGCGCGGGCGCCCGGGTCGCCGTCGTCTCCCCGAGCGGGCCGGTACCGGCCGACCGGCTCGAACCCGGACTCGCGATCCTGCGGGACTGGGGCCTCGACGCCGTGCCGATGCCCCATGTCCTGGACGTGCACCCGGACCTGGACTACCTCGCCGGTACGGACGCGGGGCGCGCCCGGGACCTCCAGGACGCCTGGTGCGACCCGTCGGTCGACGCGGTGATCTGCGCCCGGGGCGGGTACGGGGCGCACCGCATGGTGGACCTGGTCGACTGGGCCGCTATGCGGGCCGCCGGGCCCAAGGTGTTCGTCGGCTACAGCGACATCACCGTGCTCCACGAGGCGTTCGCGCTGCGGACCGGGTTCGCCACCCTGCACGGCCCCATGGTGGGGACGGAGGCCTTCCTCAAGGACCCGCGCACCCAGGAGTCCCTGCGGGCCACCCTGTTCGAGCCGGAGACGGTGCGGACGCCTGGGCTCGACGAGGCGCGGGCGCTCGTCCCGGGCCGGGCGCGGGGCGTCACCTACGGCGGCTGTGTCAGCCTGCTCGCCGCGGACCTCGGCACCCCGCACGCCCGGGCTTCGGCCCGGGGCGGGCTCCTCGTCATCGAGGACACCACCGAGGACCCGTACAGCCTCGACCGCATCCTGACCCAGCTGCTGCGGGCCGGGGCGCTCGTCGGCATCGCCGGGGTGGCCTGCGGTTCCTGGGCCGGCTGCGGGCCGTACGAGCAGGTGCGGGCCGTGCTCGCCGACCGGCTCGGCCCGCTGGGCGTCCCGGTCGTCGAGGAGCTGGGCTTCGGGCACGGACCGACCGGGCTGACGATCCCGCTCGGCGTGACGGCCGTGCTGGACGCGCCGGCGGACGGCGGCCGCGCCACGCTCACCGTCGAGGAGCCGGCGCTGCTCTGA
- a CDS encoding prolyl oligopeptidase family serine peptidase, protein MGSTQAYGSWPSPIGAALAASRDGRPEYVGAVGDELWWTEPRPAEAGRRALIRRSPEGTTAELPAPWNVRSRVIEYGGRPWAGIERAEGGPLIVFVHFDDQRLYAYEPDGPREPWPLTPVSAVGGGLRWADPRPRPEQGAAGEVWCVLEEFTGEGPTELRRVIAAVPLDGSAADDRSAVRELSDGRHRFVTGPEVSPDGRRAAWIAWDHPRMPWDGTEVLLAGIAADGTFHDARVLAGGPEESVPQIQWTADGQLLLASDRSGWWNLYRADPDGGEIVELCSREEEFAGPLWKIGLTWFRPLDNGLIATLHGKGSTTLGVLDPETGDLVDIAGPWTEWAETLAVQGSRVTGIAASPRSAYEIVELDTATGHTRIIGARHEDAVDPAYYPAPVVRTFTGPGGREIHAQVYPPHSPDRTGPEGELPPFVVWAHGGPTGHAALVLDLEIAYFTSRGIGVVEVNYGGSTGYGRAYRNRLREQWGVVDVEDCAAVAGALAAEGTADPRRLAVRGGSAGGWTAAASLTGTDVYACGTIIYPILDLTGWGTDETHDFESQYLESLVGPLAEVPGRYRERSPISRTDRLATPFLLLQGEDDPICPPVQCERFLAAVEGRGVPHAYRTYPGEGHGFRRADTMTDALESELALYAQTFGIDRPDVPPLELKK, encoded by the coding sequence ATGGGATCCACGCAGGCCTACGGAAGCTGGCCGTCACCGATCGGCGCCGCGCTCGCTGCCTCCCGCGACGGCCGTCCGGAGTATGTCGGCGCGGTCGGCGACGAGCTGTGGTGGACGGAGCCACGCCCGGCCGAGGCCGGCCGGCGTGCCCTGATCCGCAGGTCGCCGGAGGGCACCACCGCCGAACTGCCCGCCCCCTGGAACGTCCGCAGCCGCGTCATCGAGTACGGCGGACGCCCCTGGGCCGGCATCGAGCGCGCCGAGGGCGGACCGCTGATCGTCTTCGTCCACTTCGACGACCAGCGGCTGTACGCCTACGAGCCCGACGGCCCCCGCGAGCCCTGGCCGCTGACCCCCGTATCGGCCGTCGGCGGGGGGCTGCGCTGGGCCGATCCGCGCCCGCGTCCGGAGCAGGGCGCGGCGGGTGAGGTCTGGTGCGTGCTGGAGGAGTTCACCGGCGAGGGGCCCACCGAGCTGCGCCGCGTCATCGCCGCCGTACCGCTGGACGGATCGGCCGCCGACGACCGGTCCGCCGTACGCGAACTCTCCGACGGCCGGCACCGGTTCGTCACCGGACCCGAGGTCTCGCCGGACGGGCGGCGCGCGGCCTGGATCGCCTGGGACCATCCGCGCATGCCCTGGGACGGCACCGAGGTGCTGCTCGCCGGCATCGCGGCCGACGGCACCTTCCACGACGCCCGCGTCCTCGCCGGCGGCCCGGAGGAATCCGTACCGCAGATCCAGTGGACCGCGGACGGGCAACTGCTGCTCGCCAGCGACCGCAGCGGCTGGTGGAACCTGTACCGCGCCGATCCGGACGGCGGCGAGATCGTCGAACTCTGCTCCAGGGAGGAGGAGTTCGCCGGACCGCTGTGGAAGATCGGCCTCACCTGGTTCCGCCCTCTGGACAACGGGCTGATCGCCACCCTCCACGGCAAGGGGTCCACCACGCTCGGCGTCCTCGACCCGGAGACCGGCGACCTCGTCGACATCGCCGGGCCCTGGACCGAATGGGCCGAGACCCTCGCCGTGCAGGGCAGCCGGGTCACCGGCATCGCCGCGAGCCCGCGCAGCGCGTACGAGATCGTGGAGCTGGACACCGCGACCGGGCACACCCGGATCATCGGCGCCCGGCACGAGGACGCGGTCGACCCCGCGTACTACCCCGCACCCGTCGTCCGCACCTTCACCGGCCCCGGCGGCCGCGAGATCCACGCCCAGGTCTACCCGCCGCACAGCCCGGACCGGACCGGGCCCGAGGGGGAGCTGCCGCCCTTCGTGGTGTGGGCGCACGGCGGCCCCACCGGGCATGCCGCCCTCGTCCTGGACCTGGAGATCGCCTACTTCACCTCGCGCGGCATCGGCGTCGTCGAGGTCAACTACGGCGGCTCGACCGGCTACGGCCGTGCCTACCGCAACCGGCTGCGCGAGCAGTGGGGCGTGGTCGACGTGGAGGACTGCGCGGCCGTCGCCGGGGCGCTCGCCGCCGAGGGCACCGCCGACCCGCGGCGGCTCGCCGTGCGCGGCGGCAGCGCCGGCGGCTGGACCGCCGCCGCCTCGCTCACCGGCACCGACGTCTACGCCTGCGGCACCATCATCTACCCCATCCTCGACCTGACCGGCTGGGGCACCGACGAGACCCACGACTTCGAGTCCCAGTACCTGGAATCCCTGGTGGGACCGCTCGCCGAGGTCCCCGGGCGCTACCGTGAACGGTCCCCGATCAGCCGCACCGACCGGCTCGCCACCCCCTTCCTGCTGCTCCAGGGCGAGGACGACCCGATCTGCCCGCCCGTGCAGTGCGAGCGCTTCCTCGCCGCCGTCGAGGGGCGCGGAGTCCCGCACGCGTACCGCACCTATCCGGGCGAGGGCCACGGCTTCCGGCGCGCGGACACCATGACGGACGCGCTGGAGTCCGAACTCGCCCTGTACGCGCAGACGTTCGGCATCGACCGGCCCGATGTGCCGCCGCTGGAGCTGAAGAAGTGA
- a CDS encoding M20/M25/M40 family metallo-hydrolase has product MAEASTPQDGVDALALDESVTFTSELIRIDTTNRGGGDCRERPAAEYVAERLAATGLEPVMLERTPGRTNVVARIAGTDPSADALLVHGHLDVVPAEAGDWSVHPFSGEVRDGVVWGRGAIDMKNMDAMVLAVVRFWARAGIRPRRDIVIAYTADEEASADDGSGFLADRHAALFEGCTEGISESGAFTFHAGPNMPLYPIAAGERGTGWLKLTAHGKAGHGSKVNHANAVSALAAAVARIGDHEWPVRLTPTVRAALTEIAALHGIHPDLDAPGFDVDELLGKIGPAADLVAPTVRNSTNPTMLDAGYKVNVIPGHATAYIDGRMVPGGEDEFHTTLDRLTGPSVDWEFHHREVPLQAPVDSPTYGKLRAAVERFDPDGHVVPYSMSGGTDAKQFSRLGITGYGFSPLKLPVGFDYQALFHGVDERVPVDALHFGVRVLDHYLRTA; this is encoded by the coding sequence ATGGCTGAGGCGAGCACCCCCCAGGACGGCGTCGACGCCCTCGCGCTCGACGAATCGGTGACGTTCACCTCGGAACTGATCCGCATCGACACCACCAACCGGGGCGGCGGCGACTGCCGCGAACGCCCCGCCGCCGAGTACGTCGCCGAGCGGCTGGCCGCCACCGGACTCGAACCGGTGATGCTGGAACGCACCCCCGGCCGCACCAACGTGGTCGCCAGGATCGCCGGCACCGACCCGTCCGCCGACGCGCTGCTGGTCCACGGCCATCTGGACGTGGTGCCCGCCGAGGCCGGTGACTGGAGTGTGCACCCCTTCTCCGGCGAGGTCCGCGACGGCGTCGTCTGGGGCCGCGGCGCCATCGACATGAAGAACATGGACGCGATGGTGCTGGCCGTCGTCCGGTTCTGGGCCAGGGCCGGCATCCGCCCCCGCCGCGACATCGTGATCGCCTACACCGCCGACGAGGAGGCCAGCGCCGACGACGGCTCCGGCTTCCTCGCCGACCGGCACGCCGCCCTGTTCGAGGGGTGTACGGAGGGCATCAGCGAGTCCGGGGCCTTCACCTTCCACGCCGGCCCGAACATGCCGCTCTACCCCATCGCGGCGGGCGAGCGCGGCACCGGATGGCTCAAGCTCACCGCCCACGGCAAGGCGGGCCACGGCTCCAAGGTCAACCACGCCAACGCGGTCAGCGCGCTCGCCGCCGCAGTCGCCCGGATCGGCGACCACGAATGGCCGGTCCGCCTCACCCCCACCGTCCGCGCCGCCCTCACCGAGATCGCCGCGCTGCACGGCATCCACCCCGACCTCGACGCCCCCGGCTTCGACGTGGACGAACTCCTCGGCAAGATCGGGCCCGCCGCCGACCTCGTCGCCCCGACCGTCCGCAACAGCACCAACCCGACGATGCTGGACGCCGGTTACAAGGTCAACGTGATCCCGGGCCACGCCACCGCGTACATCGACGGCCGGATGGTGCCGGGCGGCGAGGACGAGTTCCACACCACCCTGGACCGGCTCACCGGCCCCTCGGTCGACTGGGAGTTCCACCACCGCGAGGTCCCCCTCCAGGCCCCCGTCGACTCACCCACGTACGGCAAACTCCGCGCCGCCGTCGAGCGGTTCGACCCCGACGGGCATGTCGTGCCGTACAGCATGTCCGGCGGCACCGACGCCAAGCAGTTCTCCCGGCTCGGCATCACCGGCTACGGCTTCTCGCCGCTGAAGCTGCCCGTCGGCTTCGACTACCAGGCGCTCTTCCACGGTGTGGACGAGCGGGTCCCCGTGGACGCGCTGCACTTCGGCGTCCGGGTCCTGGACCACTATCTGCGCACCGCCTGA